Within the Vibrio sp. DW001 genome, the region TCAATGACAAACGCTATCTCGGCTTCAGCAGACATAATATTGCCAGCACAAAGCATATACGTTTCGGCGTTGCGGTCCCTCATCAGGTCGGGGCGATGGAGAGCTTCCAAAATTACGTTATCCAACGTAATTTTGGTGACTGAAATGGGTAACTTCTCTAGAAGCATCATGAATCCTGCGATAGCATGTATACCCATATCGAGGCCAAATCCAGCTCCGCCACTGGTGGCCAAATTAAGAAGTTGCCTCTCATTAAGAGCGGCTATCTTGTTGTTGAATCCAAATTCCTTTATTGAAGGGTGAGGATTGATTGGGTTGTCGACACCGACAGCGATGATCTTGTTGGGTATTGTATTGTGTGGGATATCCGGATTGGTTGTGAAGTCGATTAAAGGGGGAGTAACCATTGCAGTATCGATGAAGTAAAACCGATTACCATGTTCCTTCATCTCTTTAGATATTTGGTTAAAACCTTGTTCAATCTCGTTCAGAGAAAAAGACGGTTTTTCAATTACGATAAGACAATCACTGTCGGAAACAGTGGATTTTAGCTGTTTTAAGATATCTAAATGGTAGATTACCGGTGTTAAAATAAAAACGGCGGAAAGGGTATGTACCCCCCAAGACCTTGAATAACTATCAAAGGATGAATAGCTCTGGTGGTAGGCAATACCCGTTTGGCTGTTTAGCTCTTTTCGTGCACTTTCATGATCTGGAGTTGGATCGATAGCGATTAATGAGTAACGCGAATATAACTCTATCATAAGTTCTCGATAGAGCTTTATGACTGAATGTTCTGGGTTACCTAAGCCGCCAAATATGAGTATCTGTTTTTTCATCGCTACCATACCGTTATGCCGTTTATCGGGTCAACTTTTCGTTATCTAAACTCTCCATTGACCCGATCATATATCCGCCGGCCTATTTGTCAGCTGGAAAAACGACGCCAGTTTGCTTACGTATTTCAGTGATGACTTCGGCTACTTCTAACGAACGTTGTACGTAGGCGTAATTCATCGAACCATCGCGGATCTGTTCTGCAAAGGCGATGGCTTCGTAGATCATCGAATTTTCTTCCTGTCCGACGTGAACGGTTTGCGGGTTTGAATCGGTTTTTTGGATGGTAAACCCGTTACATTCGGATAGGTGATTGATTAAAATTACCCCTTCGTCACCTTGTAACTCGCTGGCAATATTGCCGTCAGACACTTTTGAATGTTGAATGGATACGATGAAGTTAGGGTATTCAAGGATAACGGTTCCATGAGCATCAACGCCAGACTCTAGCAGTTTTGCGCTGGCTTGAATGGCATCTGGTTTACCAAAGAGCGAGACGGCGGCGGCAACGTTGTAATAACCGATGTCCATAATTGAACCGTTAGAATATTTTGGGTTAAATGTATTTGGATTCTCACCATTGAGGTACTTTTGGTAGCGAGACGAATATTGGCAGTAGCTTAAATGAACGCTGCGCAGTTTGCCTATTGCGGCAAGGCTCATTTTGAGCTCTTCAAAGTTGGGTAAAAATTCGGTCTTAAACGCCTCAAAAAGAATGACATTACATTTTTCTGCCGCGTCATACATCTGGTTTGCTTCGTTTATATTGGAAGCAATAGGCTTCTCACAAATGACATGTTTCCCATGTTCCATCATCAAAATGGCCTGTTCGCAGTGCAAACTATTAGGTGAGGCTATGTAGACTGCGTCAATGCTTTTATCCGCACCGAGTTCTTCTAAGCTATTGTAGAAGTTGCAATCAGGGGCTTGATGTTCTTTTGCGAAACTGTGAGCGCTCTCTAATTGACGTGAATAAACGGCAGTCAATGTGAACTGATTGCTTTGCCTAGCGGCTTCGACGAATTTTTCTGATATCCAGTTGGTTCCAATGACGGCTAAGTTGATCATTTGTTCGTATCCCCAAATTGTTTTAGCTGATTAGCAAAGCAAGTTTAGCATTGTTAGATGAAAAAGTTGGACATAGTTAACAATAACTTATGGTTTTTCACAGAAACGTTAAATGGCAGAAAAGACCGTTGAATATGACCGTGTTGTCATTGCGCTGCGTGACTATTTCCTAGACATATGGAAGCTACCAAAGGCGATTTTTTCTAGCCCAATATTGCCACCTTGTTCAAGGAAAAAAAACTCCAGCTCGTCATCTTTCCCTTTACCAACAAAATGGTGGAGAGTGCCATTTTTCGTCAATTTTTTGGTGTAAGCCGTAATAGTGGCACGCTTTATTTTTTGTTTAGAAAGAAACTCATAGTATTCCCTTGGCCCACCAGAGCGTAGATCGAGAATAACTTGATTGATTAAAGGCATAAAAGGGTAAACATTGTCAGGCATGTCAGTTTGTTTATTATTTTTTTTATTTTTTATTTTTCGTGTTAAAAAATCATAGGTAAAGGCTCTCTTCTTTGACCCTATTTTTTCGGCATACTGAGTGGTGACGGGAACGACTTGCCTATCAATTTTTTTGTATGTGCCTTTTTCGTTGATTTTGGCACCAATAAACATAAAAGAACCTTTAACCCGAGTCTCATAGTTACAGACGTCTTCATTGCAATGTGAAGTCATCACCACGTCTCCGAGTGGTACTGGGCCCAGACCAACAGTAAACTCTCCATTCGCCCCTGCCATTGCTTGAGAGAAAATAGGGAATAATGAAGCAATAGATGCGATACAAATTGACAATGTTTTAGTTAGCATACAATAAAATAATCAGTTGAGTTATGAATGAGTGATAGTACTAAATCTAGATGAGTTGTTAGAACAGGTCCAATAACTATTAATTCTCAGTTCGATAAAAAGCGTCGTTACCGATGTACGAATCAAAAGAGTACGGAGTAAATCGTCGGTAAACAATAGCTTTGTGTACAAATCATCTATAATTAAAAAATAATAACAAAAAAAGAAAAGAGATATTGAAGATATTAGAATGTACTAGTGATAACAATGAAATTCTATTCTGTCCAAAGGTGATGGGGCGACAGAACATCGGTCACCGATTTATTCTTACGATGTCAATTTTATTCCTCGCACCTGAAGTTCATGGTCAGTCTTCACAAAACATGGATATAACCATGTTATCAGCTGAACAAGATCATCAAGAATTATCGACTGATTTTTCTTATCAAGACGGGAACTCCTGGATTGATGATACAGAAGATTACTTCTCTGAGACTGTGCATGACTTTAGTGCTTTTTTGGATCAAGGTTTGGCGAAGCAAGATGATGAAGAAGCCTTGACCAATAAGAGTTATTTCAAAATTAAGTATCGTTCAGAATATAGCCATTATGGCTATTTTAACTCCGATGAGAGCATTTCTATTCGTATTGATTTACCTCACGTAAAAAACAATTGGAATATAATCTTAGAAACCGACCCAGACGACTATGATTCTTTAGAAAGTAAGCAAAGAGGCTTAACGTCAGATGCGTCAAAAAATAGCATTGATGGCGCGATAGGAGGCGTTCGATTACAAGACGAAGAGCTTAACAACTGGCGTACTAATCTTGATTTGGGTGTCAAAATACGTTTGCCTTTTGATCCATTCGTAAGGGCTGAACTTCGTAGAGTTGAAGATTTCTCTCAAAGCTGGACAGCACAGTTTAAACAAGACGTATTTTATTATCACTCGTTAGGATCTGGTTCATTGACCGAATTGAACTTTTATCACGCCTTAACGGAAAATGATTCTAAGATTTTTAAAGTAGGATCAAGTGCGCAATATATTTATGAGGATGATAATTGGGAACTATTATTTCAACTTAAGTATTTCGATCGTCTGAGTAACAATCATTTATTGGAATATTCCACAGGCGTTAGTATTGAGCCAAATCAGGCAGATGAAGTCGCTAATTCGTGGGTATCCGCATCCTGGCGCCAAAAAATCTACAGTAATTGGCTTTACCTCTCTCTTACACCACAAGTCGATGCTCCCCGGGAATTGGATCATAAATTAAATATGGGTATTCAACTGGAACTAGAGGCGGTGTTTTCAAAAAATAGAGACCTAGATCGTCTTAATCGGTTTATTCCTCGCTCTACTCGGGTGACAGATTAGTGGTTTGGTCTTGCAGCGTTGTTACAGCTATGAATTAAGTCACATTATTTTTAAGGGAATGGGTTCAAGCTAGTTATAGGTAACCGAGTTAAAGGATCAACTTTGTATATGGCTATCCGAAAAATGACGTGGAAGACGAGTAGGCGGTGAGACCGCCAGCTCCGAAGATGTTTTTGTTTTAAAAACTGTTCACGAAATTTTAGGAGTTCATCATGCCCATAAATAAAATCCGTAATATCGCTTTTATAGGTCAAACTGGTACCGGTAAAACAAGTCTTATTGAGCGTCTTCTTTTTGAATCAAAAACCATTAATTCGCTTGGTTTTGTTGATAAGGGGGATACGGTCACCGATTTTGACCCACTGTCCATTCAATACAAGCACAGTATAGAAGCGACCCCGGTTTCGTTGTGTTGGAACAATCATCGTATGAACTACATCGATACTCCCGGGCAGGCAGAGCTACTGGGCCGGACCTATAGTATCTTTCCTGCTGTTGAATCTACGGCGCTTGTACTCGATGCAAATACCCCTTTAAACCAAGTGTCCGATAGATTATTTACTTTTGCTAAAGAACAAAAAAAGTGCCAAATGATCGTGGTAAATAAAATCGACTTAAACGCCAACAAAATCGTTGAACTAATGGCCAATATTGCAGAGCATTTTGGTGATGCTTGTTTGCCCATTAATTTGCCTTCTGAAGATGGTACCTCAGTAGTTGATTGCTATTTTTCCCCAGAATATGAAAAAGCGACGCTTATTGATGATGTGACAGCGGCTCATGAACGCTTGATTGATCAAGTGATAGAAGTCGACGAAGATCTAATGGGAATCTACTTGGAACAGGGCTCTGAACTCAACCCTAATCAATTGCATGACCCATTTGAAGAGTCATTAAGAACTGGTCACGTTATTCCAATCTGCTTTGTCTCTTCTGATACGGGGGCTGGAGTTGACCTATTGCTAAAAACGCTCGCTGAAATTATGCCAATGCCTAACGAGGGTAACCCGCCGTTGTTAGAAAAAAAAGGCAAGCAAGTTCAAGTGAACTGTGAGTCTTTAGAGCATAGTGTCGCGCATGTATACAAAGTTAGCGTGGATCCTTATATGGGAAAACTGGCTTATGTTCGCCTATTTCAAGGTGAGATAAATGCAGGTAGCCAACTCTACATTGGTGAAAATAATAAGGCGTTCAAAGTTGGGCATCTTTATCAGTTACAAGGCAAACAACGAAGAGAGATCCAAAAAGCCATTGCTGGAGACTACTGTGTGTTAGCCAAAGTGGATGACCTGCATTTCGATTCTGTGATCCATGATTCACACGAAGAAGATGGCATACATATGCGTACGCTG harbors:
- the fusA gene encoding elongation factor G gives rise to the protein MPINKIRNIAFIGQTGTGKTSLIERLLFESKTINSLGFVDKGDTVTDFDPLSIQYKHSIEATPVSLCWNNHRMNYIDTPGQAELLGRTYSIFPAVESTALVLDANTPLNQVSDRLFTFAKEQKKCQMIVVNKIDLNANKIVELMANIAEHFGDACLPINLPSEDGTSVVDCYFSPEYEKATLIDDVTAAHERLIDQVIEVDEDLMGIYLEQGSELNPNQLHDPFEESLRTGHVIPICFVSSDTGAGVDLLLKTLAEIMPMPNEGNPPLLEKKGKQVQVNCESLEHSVAHVYKVSVDPYMGKLAYVRLFQGEINAGSQLYIGENNKAFKVGHLYQLQGKQRREIQKAIAGDYCVLAKVDDLHFDSVIHDSHEEDGIHMRTLTFPRSMYSLAVTPKKRGDEKKISEILNRISAEDPSLRIEHRVRTNETLISGQGEFHLKVALEKMAMVYKLEVETSQPSVEYFETVTKPAEGMYRHKKQSGGAGQFGEVQLKVCPLPRGAGFKFVNKVVGGAIPTSLIPAVEKGVRQAIDEGAISGNPIKDIEVTVYDGKYHSVDSKEIAFVIAGKKAFLDAVSNAEPIVLEPIVQLDIHIPTHCVGDVSGDLSGNRGLIEGSRPEANNFTLLKAKSPINELQEYSRRIRAITGGEGRFDMTLSHYEIAPPAIQKKVCEEATQ
- a CDS encoding Gfo/Idh/MocA family oxidoreductase, encoding MINLAVIGTNWISEKFVEAARQSNQFTLTAVYSRQLESAHSFAKEHQAPDCNFYNSLEELGADKSIDAVYIASPNSLHCEQAILMMEHGKHVICEKPIASNINEANQMYDAAEKCNVILFEAFKTEFLPNFEELKMSLAAIGKLRSVHLSYCQYSSRYQKYLNGENPNTFNPKYSNGSIMDIGYYNVAAAVSLFGKPDAIQASAKLLESGVDAHGTVILEYPNFIVSIQHSKVSDGNIASELQGDEGVILINHLSECNGFTIQKTDSNPQTVHVGQEENSMIYEAIAFAEQIRDGSMNYAYVQRSLEVAEVITEIRKQTGVVFPADK